Proteins co-encoded in one Cytophaga hutchinsonii ATCC 33406 genomic window:
- a CDS encoding MBL fold metallo-hydrolase — MKIEQLYTGCLAEAAYYIESEGEAIIIDPLRDIQTYVQKIERNNVTLKYIFETHFHADFVSGHLDLAEATGATIVYGPKAETTFNSHIAYDGEKISIGKITLQVLHTPGHTQESSCYLLYDEDGNKHALFTGDTLFIGDVGRPDLAIKSDLTKEDLAGMLYDSLEEKIKPLPDAITIYPAHGAGSACGKNLSKETFDTLGSQKQKNYALKAADKETFIKQVLDDLQPAPSYFNMNALLNKEGPGSVSELIKQGSIAFDVQSFENLQRQTYAVLLDTRDAKEFKKGFIPGSINIGLNGQLAPWAGTLLTNSDKPILIITDPGKEEETIIRLARVGVDQVIGYLKDGYNSWQKANKPEENIETISAAELVEKLDENINILDVRKADEYEKGHLNAAQHLPLDYINDWITTLDKNKTYYVHCAGGYRSVITESILKSRNISNVIDVSGGYGAIKAAMEPTKKRWLNAFFSFMKVK, encoded by the coding sequence ATGAAAATTGAACAATTATATACCGGCTGTTTAGCGGAAGCTGCTTATTACATCGAATCAGAAGGTGAAGCAATCATCATTGATCCCTTACGTGACATTCAAACGTATGTACAAAAGATAGAACGTAATAACGTTACATTGAAATATATTTTCGAGACACACTTTCATGCAGACTTTGTTTCAGGCCACCTAGACCTTGCTGAGGCAACAGGTGCAACCATCGTTTATGGCCCTAAGGCTGAAACAACGTTCAATAGCCACATTGCGTATGATGGAGAAAAAATATCTATTGGCAAAATTACCCTTCAAGTACTCCACACACCTGGCCATACACAGGAATCAAGCTGTTATCTGTTATACGATGAAGACGGCAATAAACATGCATTATTTACCGGAGACACCTTGTTTATTGGTGATGTTGGGCGACCAGACCTGGCGATTAAAAGCGATCTGACAAAGGAAGATCTGGCAGGTATGCTTTATGATTCTTTAGAGGAAAAAATTAAACCTCTACCGGATGCTATAACTATTTATCCTGCACACGGCGCAGGTTCTGCCTGTGGTAAAAATTTAAGCAAAGAAACATTTGATACATTAGGCAGTCAGAAACAAAAAAATTATGCATTGAAAGCGGCCGATAAAGAGACATTTATTAAACAAGTATTGGATGATCTGCAGCCCGCGCCATCTTATTTTAATATGAATGCCTTATTAAATAAAGAAGGTCCAGGCAGCGTTTCGGAATTAATTAAGCAAGGAAGCATTGCGTTCGATGTTCAGTCGTTTGAAAATCTACAAAGACAGACATATGCAGTACTGCTGGATACACGTGATGCAAAAGAATTTAAAAAAGGTTTTATTCCTGGTTCTATTAATATCGGATTGAATGGTCAGCTTGCGCCATGGGCCGGCACGTTACTTACCAATAGTGATAAACCCATATTAATAATTACTGATCCGGGTAAAGAAGAAGAAACCATTATCCGATTGGCACGTGTGGGTGTAGATCAAGTCATCGGTTATTTAAAAGATGGTTATAATTCCTGGCAAAAAGCGAACAAACCTGAAGAAAATATTGAAACTATTTCTGCAGCTGAGCTTGTAGAAAAGCTTGATGAAAACATCAACATTCTTGATGTACGTAAAGCAGATGAATATGAAAAAGGTCATCTGAATGCTGCCCAACATTTACCACTTGATTACATCAACGACTGGATAACAACATTGGATAAAAACAAAACCTATTATGTACATTGTGCCGGCGGATATCGTTCTGTAATAACAGAATCAATTTTGAAATCACGGAACATTTCCAACGTTATTGATGTTTCAGGTGGATACGGTGCTATAAAAGCGGCAATGGAACCGACTAAAAAGCGCTGGTTAAATGCATTCTTTTCATTTATGAAAGTAAAATAA
- a CDS encoding transposase, with translation MKTVGATLAVARDHTTVAHDNTTVAGDDTTVARDNTMITPDNTTIAGDNTMVTSDGTRAGNHQTHVHDLTGQPQGLPLQFSQHNATVGSIIGGYKSIVSNEILKIYKSQNEIMGKLWQRNYYEHIIRNHESYINISNYIIDNPKRWNENRRGDPCGRP, from the coding sequence ATGAAAACCGTAGGGGCGACCCTTGCGGTCGCCCGTGATCATACAACGGTCGCCCATGATAATACAACGGTCGCCGGTGATGATACAACGGTCGCCCGTGATAATACAATGATCACCCCTGATAATACAACGATCGCCGGTGATAATACAATGGTGACCAGTGATGGTACACGGGCCGGTAATCATCAAACACATGTTCACGATTTGACCGGGCAACCGCAAGGGTTGCCCCTACAGTTTTCGCAACACAATGCAACGGTAGGTTCAATTATTGGTGGGTATAAATCAATTGTTTCAAATGAAATTTTAAAAATATATAAATCTCAAAATGAAATAATGGGAAAATTATGGCAACGGAATTATTATGAACATATCATTCGTAATCATGAATCGTATATAAATATTTCCAATTATATTATTGACAACCCCAAACGTTGGAATGAAAACCGTAGGGGCGACCCTTGCGGTCGCCCGTGA
- a CDS encoding transposase, giving the protein MKTVGATLAVARDNTMVTSDNTTVARDDTTVAHDHTTVAGDNTMVARDNTKNIPGNTPVTDDGTPVGNHQTHVHDLTGQPQGLPLQFSQHKATIGSIIGGYKSIVSNEILKIYKSKNEIMGKLWQRNYYEHIIRNHESYMNISNYIIDNPKRWNEKRRGDPCGRP; this is encoded by the coding sequence ATGAAAACCGTAGGGGCGACCCTTGCGGTCGCCCGTGATAATACAATGGTGACCAGTGATAATACAACGGTCGCCCGTGATGATACAACGGTCGCCCATGATCATACAACGGTCGCCGGTGATAATACAATGGTCGCCCGTGATAATACAAAAAACATCCCTGGTAATACACCTGTGACCGATGATGGTACACCTGTAGGTAATCATCAAACGCATGTTCACGATTTGACCGGGCAACCGCAAGGGTTGCCCCTACAGTTTTCGCAACACAAGGCAACGATAGGTTCAATTATTGGTGGGTATAAATCAATTGTTTCAAATGAAATTTTAAAAATATATAAATCCAAAAATGAAATAATGGGAAAATTATGGCAACGGAATTATTATGAACATATCATTCGTAATCATGAATCATATATGAATATTTCCAATTATATCATTGATAACCCCAAACGCTGGAATGAAAAACGTAGGGGCGACCCTTGCGGTCGCCCCTGA
- a CDS encoding transposase, translating to MTFYNKNSHNRKSIRLKGRDYSKPDLYFITICCQDRISRFGEIIYDEMILNQLGIIAYNEWMKLPKRYMNVELDVFQIMPDHIHAIVSLTNVGATLAVARDNTTVADNIMVAGDTTIAGDNTTVAPDHTTIAGDNTMITPDNTTVAGDNTMVTSDGTRAGNHQTHVHDLTGQPQGLPLQFSQHKATVGSIIGGYKSIVSNEILKIYKSQNEIMGKLWQRNYYEHIIRNHESYINISNYIIDNPKRWNENRRGDPCGRP from the coding sequence ATGACTTTTTACAATAAAAACTCTCACAACAGAAAAAGCATTCGCCTGAAAGGGCGTGATTATTCAAAACCAGATCTGTATTTTATTACCATCTGTTGCCAGGACCGTATTTCACGTTTTGGTGAGATCATATATGATGAAATGATTTTAAATCAATTGGGAATCATTGCGTATAATGAATGGATGAAATTGCCAAAACGATACATGAATGTTGAATTGGACGTTTTTCAAATAATGCCCGACCACATACACGCAATCGTTTCGTTAACCAACGTAGGGGCGACCCTTGCGGTCGCCCGTGATAATACAACGGTCGCTGATAATATAATGGTCGCAGGTGATACAACGATCGCCGGTGATAATACAACGGTCGCCCCTGATCATACAACGATCGCCGGTGATAATACAATGATCACCCCTGATAATACAACGGTCGCCGGTGATAATACAATGGTGACCAGTGATGGTACACGGGCCGGTAATCATCAAACACATGTTCATGATTTGACCGGGCAACCGCAAGGGTTGCCCCTACAGTTTTCGCAACACAAGGCAACGGTAGGTTCAATTATTGGTGGGTATAAATCAATTGTTTCAAATGAAATTTTAAAAATATATAAATCTCAAAATGAAATAATGGGAAAATTATGGCAACGGAATTATTATGAACATATTATTCGTAATCATGAATCGTATATAAATATTTCCAATTATATTATTGACAACCCCAAACGTTGGAATGAAAACCGTAGGGGCGACCCTTGCGGTCGCCCGTGA
- a CDS encoding sensor histidine kinase codes for MNGFDGLQEEESSDLKSIQKELAILKLKLSEQESLFNSITENTLAGYWIWDIPLNTMFISAHLKSMLGYADHELENSPETINMLMHPSDLPATYALLSKHVESDGKVPFEIEVRYKHKNGSIVWVICSGNIVTRDENGKPSKMIGCHLDNTELKKAQGVQKYTEELERKNVEMEQFAYVASHDLQEPLNTIQGFIALLSAKLEDAPDPDVTQYLHYINQSTLRMTNLIKGLLEYSRIGKNVVMSKIDCNQVITDVLMDLHIQVEETQADIEVTPLPFVMGYDIELRILFQNLISNALKFSVRRPVIKIYSVVEGGYFKFSVADNGIGIDPQFREKIFKLYQQLHPKSTYEGNGLGLAQCFKIVTELHSGSIWVESNEKEGSIFHFTIPYNA; via the coding sequence ATGAATGGTTTTGACGGACTTCAGGAAGAAGAATCTTCAGATTTGAAATCAATTCAAAAAGAATTGGCCATACTTAAATTAAAATTATCAGAACAGGAAAGTTTGTTTAACAGCATCACAGAAAACACGCTTGCCGGATACTGGATCTGGGATATTCCATTGAATACCATGTTTATCAGTGCACACTTGAAATCCATGCTGGGTTATGCAGATCATGAACTGGAGAATTCACCGGAAACAATTAACATGCTTATGCACCCTTCTGATTTACCGGCTACCTATGCTTTGCTGAGTAAACATGTTGAGTCGGATGGTAAAGTTCCCTTTGAAATTGAAGTGCGCTATAAACACAAGAACGGATCTATTGTTTGGGTGATCTGTTCGGGTAATATTGTTACGCGGGACGAAAATGGTAAACCTTCTAAAATGATTGGTTGCCACCTGGATAATACAGAATTAAAAAAAGCACAGGGTGTTCAGAAATATACAGAAGAGCTTGAACGCAAAAATGTTGAAATGGAACAGTTTGCGTATGTTGCTTCTCATGATCTGCAGGAACCCTTAAATACCATACAGGGTTTTATAGCCCTATTGTCAGCTAAACTTGAGGATGCGCCCGATCCGGATGTTACACAATACCTGCATTATATTAACCAGAGTACACTTAGAATGACAAACCTTATCAAAGGGTTGCTGGAATACTCCCGTATCGGTAAAAATGTAGTTATGTCTAAAATCGATTGCAACCAGGTTATTACTGATGTGTTGATGGATCTGCACATACAGGTTGAAGAAACTCAGGCCGATATTGAGGTTACACCATTGCCTTTTGTTATGGGCTATGATATTGAACTGAGAATATTATTTCAGAACCTGATCAGTAATGCATTAAAATTTTCAGTTAGGCGTCCTGTTATTAAGATTTACTCTGTTGTTGAAGGTGGTTATTTTAAATTTTCTGTAGCGGATAATGGTATTGGAATTGATCCGCAATTCAGAGAGAAAATTTTCAAACTCTATCAGCAATTACATCCTAAGTCAACGTATGAAGGCAATGGATTGGGGCTTGCTCAATGTTTTAAAATTGTTACTGAATTACATAGCGGTTCTATATGGGTTGAGTCGAATGAGAAGGAAGGAAGTATTTTTCATTTTACTATACCTTATAATGCATAA
- the trxA gene encoding thioredoxin: MASFKELINSDKPVLVDFHATWCGPCKQLAPVIEKVAGTFNERLKVVKVDVDKNTAAAQAYQVKGVPTMILFKQGKIVWRSSGYMDEGKLSKTLQAFI, translated from the coding sequence ATGGCTTCATTTAAAGAACTGATAAATTCTGACAAACCGGTATTGGTAGATTTTCATGCTACCTGGTGCGGTCCGTGTAAACAGCTTGCTCCTGTTATCGAAAAGGTTGCAGGTACATTTAATGAACGGTTGAAAGTGGTTAAAGTAGATGTAGATAAAAATACAGCGGCGGCACAAGCCTACCAGGTAAAAGGTGTACCAACCATGATCTTATTTAAACAGGGAAAAATTGTCTGGCGCAGCTCCGGCTATATGGACGAAGGCAAACTGAGCAAGACGCTGCAGGCATTTATTTAA
- a CDS encoding response regulator, with translation MADTRKIDSVLLIDDDDIVNFLNTTIIRMTHRVEEIQSVTSGNAAINKLNELYAAGRWPSIICIDINMPGINGWELIDLFKQHFQPMKNKSIVCLLSSSLDPRDQAKAEASDWVDYYVSKPLTANALNNLYNKVLN, from the coding sequence ATGGCAGATACTCGAAAAATTGATTCGGTGCTTTTAATCGATGATGATGATATTGTAAATTTTCTGAATACCACCATTATCAGGATGACACATCGGGTAGAAGAGATACAATCAGTAACATCAGGAAATGCCGCCATTAATAAGCTGAACGAACTTTATGCAGCCGGCAGATGGCCCTCAATTATATGCATTGATATTAATATGCCGGGAATAAATGGTTGGGAGCTTATTGATCTGTTTAAACAACACTTTCAGCCGATGAAAAATAAAAGTATTGTATGTTTATTATCCAGTTCGCTGGATCCGCGTGATCAGGCAAAAGCGGAAGCTTCAGATTGGGTAGATTATTACGTCTCAAAGCCTCTTACAGCAAATGCATTAAATAATTTATATAATAAAGTGCTCAACTGA